From the Thermodesulfobacteriota bacterium genome, one window contains:
- a CDS encoding hydrolase, with protein sequence MLTPTNHILILIDHQPQMAFATKSIDIVELRNNVTGLAKAAKVFNVPAILTTVAEKTFSGPMFPEIMAVFPDQQPIDRTTMNTWEDDRVVKKVKEFGKKKLVIAALWTEVCGVGPVLSAIDEGYEVYFVTDASGGVSDDAHNMAIERMVLAGAIPITWLQYMLELQRDWARQETYAAVTGIAKEHGGGYGLGIIYAKEMFGAEEGKNQ encoded by the coding sequence ATGCTGACACCAACCAACCATATATTAATTCTAATCGACCATCAGCCCCAGATGGCTTTTGCCACCAAGTCAATCGATATCGTGGAGTTGAGGAATAACGTAACCGGACTGGCCAAAGCAGCCAAGGTTTTTAACGTTCCGGCTATATTAACGACAGTAGCAGAAAAAACCTTTAGCGGCCCTATGTTTCCGGAAATCATGGCTGTCTTCCCCGACCAGCAACCCATAGACAGGACCACAATGAACACCTGGGAGGATGATAGGGTAGTTAAAAAGGTAAAAGAGTTTGGTAAGAAGAAATTGGTGATCGCAGCTTTGTGGACTGAGGTATGCGGAGTTGGCCCGGTACTTTCTGCAATTGATGAAGGTTATGAAGTTTATTTCGTTACCGACGCATCCGGTGGTGTAAGTGACGATGCGCATAACATGGCCATAGAAAGAATGGTACTGGCAGGCGCCATCCCGATTACCTGGCTTCAGTACATGCTGGAATTACAACGGGATTGGGCAAGACAAGAAACTTATGCGGCTGTTACTGGTATTGCAAAAGAACACGGCGGCGGTTATGGGCTTGGAATAATTTATGCCAAGGAAATGTTCGGTGCAGAGGAAGGTAAAAACCAGTAA
- a CDS encoding alpha/beta hydrolase — protein MTIKDLGFIHSFVPAENPESSTTLLLLHGTGGNEESLLSLGNTLSPGSALLSPRGKVLENGMPRFFRRFAEGVFDLEDLVFRTHELAEFIEASSVVYDFDLSRLVAVGYSNGANIAVSILLLHPKLLAGAVLFRPMVPFMPRIMPDLARIPVLISAGIHDPIVSEEESERLSELLQNAGANVTFLWQKRGHDLGSDEIKYAKEWLSKLW, from the coding sequence ATGACTATTAAAGACCTCGGATTTATTCATTCCTTTGTCCCGGCGGAAAACCCGGAATCGTCTACAACCTTACTCCTACTTCACGGAACGGGAGGAAACGAGGAGAGCTTGCTTTCACTCGGAAATACGCTGTCTCCGGGATCAGCATTACTCAGTCCGAGAGGCAAGGTGCTCGAAAATGGAATGCCTCGGTTCTTCAGGCGTTTTGCCGAAGGGGTTTTTGACCTCGAAGACCTGGTCTTCCGTACTCACGAACTGGCCGAGTTTATCGAGGCTTCATCCGTCGTTTACGATTTCGACCTGAGTAGGCTCGTAGCGGTTGGATATTCGAATGGAGCCAATATTGCCGTCAGCATTTTATTGCTGCATCCGAAACTCCTAGCCGGGGCAGTCTTGTTTCGCCCCATGGTGCCCTTCATGCCCCGGATAATGCCCGACCTCGCTAGAATCCCTGTCCTCATATCCGCCGGAATACATGATCCCATTGTTAGCGAAGAAGAGTCGGAAAGATTGTCCGAGCTACTTCAGAACGCCGGGGCGAATGTCACATTTCTTTGGCAAAAAAGGGGACACGATCTGGGATCCGACGAAATTAAATATGCTAAAGAATGGCTGTCCAAGCTGTGGTGA
- a CDS encoding ring-cleaving dioxygenase, which produces MSKEILGIHHVTAIAGEPQENVDFYAGILGLRLVKQTVNYDDPGTYHLYYGDELGHPGTIMTFFPWPGARRGQRGTGQVTVTSFSVPEGSFSYWTERFKQNDIAFEDPVRRFDEEVLTFLDPDGLVLELVSHARADERSPWKDGPIPQEHAIRGFYGVTITVEGYERTASLLTQVLGFRYLNDTSNRFRYEAGPGGSGTLIDVLCLPYGTMGRIAVGTVHHVAWRVAKHEEQKALREEIAGLGFNVTPVINRNYFHSIYFREPGGVLFEIATDPPGFTVDESPEQLGTKLQLPPWLEPNRAKIEQILPPLRLPKL; this is translated from the coding sequence ATGAGTAAAGAAATTCTGGGAATACATCATGTCACCGCAATAGCCGGCGAGCCGCAGGAGAACGTGGATTTCTATGCCGGAATACTGGGCTTACGCCTGGTCAAACAGACCGTTAATTACGACGACCCCGGCACATACCACCTTTATTACGGAGACGAGCTTGGCCATCCCGGCACGATTATGACTTTTTTCCCTTGGCCGGGAGCACGCAGGGGACAACGAGGCACCGGGCAGGTAACGGTTACGTCATTCTCAGTACCGGAGGGGTCTTTCAGCTACTGGACAGAAAGATTCAAACAAAACGACATAGCTTTTGAAGACCCGGTCCGCCGTTTCGATGAGGAAGTGCTCACCTTCCTTGACCCGGATGGGTTAGTTCTTGAGCTGGTATCTCATGCCCGTGCGGATGAGCGTAGCCCATGGAAAGATGGCCCTATTCCCCAAGAACACGCTATAAGGGGATTCTACGGCGTGACTATCACGGTTGAAGGGTACGAGCGCACTGCATCATTATTAACTCAAGTACTTGGCTTCCGTTATCTCAATGATACCAGCAACAGGTTTAGATATGAAGCGGGGCCGGGGGGTTCCGGCACTCTCATCGACGTCCTCTGTCTTCCCTACGGAACTATGGGTAGAATAGCCGTTGGCACCGTTCACCACGTTGCCTGGCGAGTGGCCAAACATGAAGAGCAAAAAGCCCTGAGGGAAGAGATTGCCGGGCTAGGGTTTAACGTTACTCCGGTTATTAACCGCAATTATTTTCACTCGATTTACTTTCGAGAGCCCGGGGGCGTTCTATTTGAGATTGCCACCGACCCACCCGGATTCACTGTAGATGAATCACCGGAGCAACTGGGAACAAAACTACAGCTTCCGCCCTGGCTTGAACCAAATCGGGCGAAGATTGAGCAGATTCTTCCTCCATTGCGTTTGCCGAAGCTATGA
- a CDS encoding amidohydrolase, translating into MRAFKRINRLIQGGSSFLVMIFFSVLLFFYQFQSEPPASRADTIIKNGKIATLNQDNQFVSAVAIKGDEFIAIGSDQEILNYKGPDTKVIDVKGKTVIPGLNDSHSHLIRGGLNYNLELRWDGVRSLNKALEMLREQAKRTPEGQWVRVVGGWSEYQFKEKRLPTLEEINEAAPDTPVFVMYLYSLGFLNKAAIEALGYTKDTKYPGGEIQLDKNGNPTGLLIAKPSALILYSTLLKGPNLSTEDQLNSTLHFFRELNRFGLTSSIDAGGGGQNFPNDYQVAKRLAQEGKLTIRISYYLFAQEKGRELENYEEWIKIVKPGHNGDMFRPNGYVMEGAGENLTWSAADFENFLEPRPTLSENMEGELKAIVQLLVKNRWPFRIHATYDESIERFLNVFEEVNKETPFNGLRWTIDHAETISERNLNRVKALGGGIAVQNRMMFQGEHFVERYGAKAGENAPPIKKMLDMGIPVGLGTDCTRVSSYNPWLALYWITSGKTWGGTVIYPEENRLSRVEALRLMTEGSAWFSGEEGVKGTIEVGKYADLAVLSADYFSVPEEEIKNIESVLTIVGGKLVYAKDEFKDLAPWNLPVSPAWSPVAEFGSYVN; encoded by the coding sequence ATGAGAGCATTCAAAAGAATTAACAGATTAATTCAAGGCGGCTCTTCTTTTCTAGTTATGATTTTTTTCTCTGTGTTGCTCTTCTTTTATCAATTCCAATCTGAACCCCCAGCCTCCAGGGCGGACACGATAATAAAAAACGGTAAAATTGCTACGCTTAACCAAGATAATCAATTCGTTTCTGCCGTTGCCATCAAAGGGGACGAATTCATTGCAATCGGAAGTGACCAGGAAATCCTGAACTATAAAGGTCCCGATACCAAGGTGATTGATGTAAAAGGGAAGACCGTTATTCCGGGGTTAAACGACTCCCACTCCCATTTAATAAGAGGGGGTCTAAATTACAACCTGGAACTGAGATGGGATGGAGTAAGGTCTTTGAATAAAGCGCTTGAGATGCTTAGAGAGCAAGCCAAACGGACTCCAGAAGGACAATGGGTTCGTGTTGTAGGCGGGTGGTCTGAGTATCAATTTAAGGAAAAGAGATTGCCAACACTTGAAGAGATAAACGAAGCTGCGCCCGACACACCGGTATTTGTGATGTATTTATATTCTTTAGGGTTTTTGAATAAAGCAGCTATTGAGGCGCTGGGTTATACAAAAGACACAAAATACCCCGGAGGAGAGATTCAACTGGATAAAAATGGAAACCCTACAGGGCTTCTCATAGCCAAGCCAAGCGCGCTGATTCTTTATTCAACGCTTCTCAAGGGGCCAAACCTCTCTACGGAAGACCAGCTTAATTCAACCCTTCATTTCTTTCGTGAGCTCAACCGGTTTGGTTTAACCAGTTCTATAGACGCAGGCGGCGGCGGTCAGAATTTCCCCAATGACTACCAGGTTGCCAAAAGGCTAGCTCAGGAAGGTAAGTTGACAATTCGTATTTCCTACTATCTCTTTGCCCAAGAGAAAGGAAGGGAGCTTGAGAACTACGAAGAATGGATAAAGATAGTTAAACCCGGTCATAATGGCGATATGTTTCGCCCAAACGGATATGTAATGGAAGGAGCCGGAGAAAACCTGACCTGGTCAGCGGCCGATTTTGAGAATTTCCTGGAACCTAGACCAACGCTCTCGGAAAACATGGAAGGGGAGCTTAAAGCAATAGTTCAGCTACTGGTAAAAAACCGCTGGCCCTTCAGAATCCATGCCACTTACGACGAATCCATCGAACGTTTTTTAAACGTATTTGAGGAGGTAAATAAGGAGACACCGTTTAACGGTTTAAGATGGACTATCGACCATGCCGAAACCATTTCTGAAAGGAATCTAAATAGGGTCAAGGCCCTCGGCGGAGGTATAGCAGTTCAGAATCGTATGATGTTTCAAGGGGAACATTTTGTGGAAAGGTACGGTGCTAAGGCCGGAGAGAATGCTCCACCAATTAAGAAGATGTTAGACATGGGAATTCCGGTAGGACTGGGTACGGACTGTACCAGAGTTTCAAGCTATAATCCCTGGCTGGCATTATACTGGATTACATCTGGCAAGACCTGGGGGGGAACGGTTATTTACCCGGAGGAAAACCGCCTCAGCCGGGTCGAAGCATTAAGACTAATGACTGAGGGCAGCGCGTGGTTTTCCGGCGAAGAAGGTGTAAAGGGAACGATTGAAGTTGGGAAATATGCCGATTTGGCGGTTCTCTCGGCGGATTATTTCTCCGTTCCCGAGGAGGAAATAAAAAATATTGAATCGGTATTGACTATCGTAGGGGGAAAGCTAGTCTATGCGAAAGACGAGTTCAAAGACCTGGCTCCGTGGAATCTGCCTGTGAGTCCGGCTTGGTCCCCGGTTGCCGAATTTGGCAGTTATGTAAATTAG
- a CDS encoding LysR family transcriptional regulator — MELRHLRYFVAVAEELHFGEAAKRLHIAQPPLSQQIRQLEKQLGVELLRRTKRRIELTEAGRAFLDEARRILERVEQSIRTAQRASRGEIGELTVGFEGFATYDVIPNILKIFRERFPDIHLQLKEMTTAQLIEALHNKDIQVGFLLSPIRDEELSFEPILEEFIIVALPENHPLSAKQKIPLRALKSEPFVLFPRHLGCGLYNQIIGLCQNADFTPNVIQEANQMQTILGLIATGLGISLVPESMKDLKREGVVYRELWQPMKKMELNVAWKRDNKSPVLQAFLKVAKEFTRRVSGKNIIKRRAG, encoded by the coding sequence ATGGAATTGAGACATTTGCGATACTTTGTCGCGGTCGCTGAAGAACTGCATTTTGGTGAGGCTGCTAAAAGACTCCATATTGCCCAACCTCCACTCAGTCAGCAAATACGCCAACTGGAAAAACAATTAGGGGTTGAACTTCTCCGCAGGACTAAACGCAGAATTGAGTTGACTGAGGCGGGACGAGCATTTCTCGATGAAGCGCGGAGGATACTTGAGCGGGTCGAACAGTCTATACGTACCGCTCAGCGTGCAAGCCGTGGAGAAATTGGTGAGCTTACGGTAGGTTTTGAGGGTTTTGCTACATATGATGTAATTCCTAACATTCTAAAGATTTTCAGAGAGCGATTCCCTGATATTCATCTGCAATTAAAAGAAATGACTACCGCTCAACTCATAGAGGCTCTCCATAACAAGGACATTCAAGTTGGTTTTCTTCTTTCACCCATACGGGATGAAGAGCTTTCTTTTGAACCCATACTGGAGGAGTTTATTATCGTAGCACTGCCGGAGAATCACCCTCTTTCAGCAAAACAGAAGATACCTCTTCGAGCATTAAAAAGCGAGCCTTTTGTCTTATTTCCTCGCCATCTAGGTTGTGGTCTTTACAATCAAATCATTGGACTTTGCCAGAATGCCGATTTCACTCCCAACGTAATACAGGAAGCAAACCAGATGCAAACTATACTTGGACTTATTGCAACGGGATTGGGTATATCATTAGTTCCCGAATCGATGAAAGACTTGAAAAGAGAGGGAGTGGTTTATCGCGAGCTGTGGCAGCCAATGAAAAAGATGGAATTAAATGTAGCTTGGAAGCGTGATAATAAGTCTCCTGTTTTGCAAGCATTTCTCAAAGTCGCCAAAGAATTTACACGCCGAGTCTCTGGTAAGAACATTATAAAACGACGAGCCGGGTGA
- a CDS encoding NAD-dependent deacylase — MEEEIQKAKEILRNARGITVLTGAGISAESGIPTFRGEDGLWKKYNPVDVDTADGFRRNPQYVWEWYNGLRELISTKKPNPAHHALFKLEKIKPYFSIITQNVDDLHRVSGNKNIIELHGNIFRTRCVECLHEEENREVPLAEIPPRCKKCGGLLRPAVVWFEDYIPLPIIDSCLLSIENSDVMLIIGTSGLVEPAASMGLVAKHIGKTVIEVNLEESTHSQKYDLVLLGKAGEILPRIIPD, encoded by the coding sequence ATGGAAGAGGAAATTCAAAAGGCAAAAGAAATACTTAGAAACGCACGTGGGATTACCGTCCTCACCGGTGCGGGTATTTCCGCGGAAAGCGGTATTCCCACCTTTCGCGGAGAAGACGGCCTCTGGAAGAAATATAACCCTGTAGATGTGGATACCGCCGACGGCTTTAGACGGAATCCCCAGTATGTGTGGGAATGGTATAACGGCTTAAGGGAACTCATATCCACGAAAAAGCCAAATCCAGCCCATCATGCCCTTTTCAAACTGGAAAAGATAAAACCCTATTTTAGCATCATAACCCAGAACGTGGACGACCTTCATCGGGTCTCCGGAAACAAGAATATAATCGAATTACACGGCAACATCTTTCGGACCAGATGTGTTGAATGTTTACATGAAGAAGAAAACCGGGAGGTTCCGTTAGCCGAGATACCTCCACGCTGTAAAAAGTGCGGAGGACTACTAAGGCCTGCCGTTGTGTGGTTCGAGGATTACATTCCACTACCAATAATAGACTCATGTCTTTTATCGATCGAGAATTCCGACGTAATGCTTATTATTGGGACTTCCGGATTGGTAGAACCTGCTGCTTCGATGGGCCTCGTAGCTAAGCATATCGGAAAGACGGTAATCGAGGTAAACCTGGAGGAGTCCACCCATTCTCAGAAGTACGACCTGGTTCTTTTGGGAAAAGCGGGAGAGATCTTACCAAGAATTATCCCTGACTGA
- a CDS encoding nuclear transport factor 2 family protein has protein sequence MTDEERKSIASEYLKRLDRGEDFFELFDENAEVFFPRSGVAVGADAYKKLFSDLAAKVKRFRHHHAYLNWIIQGDMVVAEGSSEGELKTGEKWTDSKWCDVFEIRNGKIQRLYIYLDPEYSRY, from the coding sequence ATGACTGATGAAGAAAGAAAATCCATAGCTTCGGAGTATCTAAAGAGGCTTGATAGAGGTGAAGATTTCTTCGAGCTTTTTGACGAAAATGCCGAGGTATTCTTTCCCAGGTCGGGCGTCGCGGTAGGGGCTGATGCATACAAGAAGCTCTTCTCCGATTTAGCGGCGAAGGTGAAAAGGTTCAGGCATCATCATGCCTATTTAAACTGGATAATTCAGGGCGACATGGTCGTGGCTGAAGGATCGAGCGAGGGAGAATTAAAGACCGGAGAAAAATGGACTGACAGCAAATGGTGCGATGTATTTGAGATTAGGAACGGCAAGATTCAACGTCTCTACATATACCTGGACCCGGAGTACTCCAGATATTAA
- a CDS encoding diguanylate cyclase: protein MKTKVVSSVVKSVSGPDTQPSVQSKELSTYNNPEIEELKIVRNKGSAAYKFHTLISYIPLPKSYLGKITLLIFLAGYLPILAFVLYLLTSHPNDPASKLQIFGISLAFALLGLAVTAYPLKLLLSSLLVVSRALDQYINDKKIPTLSTSQIDELERLMLDIEFKILDLQGHIRSLEKRSMTDYLTGIQNRYSAERQLKEDIARAQRSGKEISLIILDIDEFKLINDRYGHDVGDICLKHVVEIIQGGIRKGDWLGRWGGDEFVLLLFDSDEKSSRKIVERIGDAVKEQPALTPKGEISMSLSVGICQHNGKDQAEELFKKADCALLLAKRLGKSQIVYYSNTLPISATHT, encoded by the coding sequence ATGAAGACTAAGGTGGTTTCTTCCGTTGTTAAGTCAGTCTCTGGCCCGGATACACAGCCATCTGTGCAGAGTAAAGAGCTGTCGACATACAATAACCCGGAGATTGAAGAGCTAAAGATAGTCAGAAATAAAGGGTCAGCGGCATACAAATTCCATACTTTAATATCATACATACCCCTGCCCAAGAGCTACCTCGGTAAAATCACCCTGCTTATATTTCTAGCCGGATATCTCCCCATCCTGGCTTTCGTACTTTATCTTTTAACTTCTCACCCGAACGACCCGGCTTCAAAGCTTCAGATTTTCGGCATCAGCCTCGCTTTTGCCCTTCTGGGGCTAGCCGTCACCGCTTACCCGCTGAAATTGCTGCTTTCATCGTTATTGGTAGTCTCTCGCGCCCTCGACCAGTACATAAACGATAAAAAGATTCCGACGTTGTCCACCAGCCAGATCGATGAACTGGAGAGATTAATGCTGGATATTGAATTTAAGATACTCGACCTCCAGGGGCACATCCGGTCACTCGAAAAAAGGTCTATGACGGACTATCTAACCGGAATCCAAAACCGGTACTCTGCAGAGAGGCAGCTTAAGGAAGATATCGCCCGTGCTCAGAGAAGCGGAAAAGAAATCTCATTAATAATCCTGGATATCGACGAATTCAAGCTTATCAACGACCGTTACGGCCACGATGTGGGGGATATTTGTTTAAAGCATGTAGTCGAGATAATCCAGGGCGGCATACGCAAGGGAGACTGGCTGGGGAGATGGGGAGGAGATGAATTCGTATTATTACTCTTCGATTCTGATGAAAAATCCTCGAGAAAAATAGTGGAGCGCATTGGTGACGCGGTGAAGGAGCAACCGGCCTTGACACCCAAGGGCGAGATAAGCATGAGCCTGAGCGTGGGCATATGCCAGCACAATGGAAAAGACCAAGCGGAGGAGCTTTTCAAGAAGGCCGATTGTGCCCTTTTATTGGCGAAGCGATTAGGAAAGTCGCAAATAGTCTATTACTCCAATACCCTCCCTATCTCAGCTACACATACTTAG
- a CDS encoding MFS transporter yields MNEQRKENSAWTPLKEPIFRALWIATVASNIGTWMQDVGAAWLMTSLAPSPLMVALVEVATTLPMFMLALPAGALADIVDRRRLLLITQGWMLVVAAGLGILTLFGITTPWLLLAFTFLLGLGAAMNAPAWQAIVPELVTIKEIPAAVALNSVGFNISRAVGPALGGLIVAAAGAYAAFILNAVTFLGVIVVLYRWRRKPSDSALPSERLFGAMRAGLRYVRQSEALRSVLVRSGVFIIFASAMWALMPLVARIELGRGPAGYGMLLTSFGVGAVLGATVLPAFRRRISIDTVVAGATILFALVLLSFAYLRIFSLLCAVTLVGGAMWLTLLSSFNTAVQASVPSWVRARALSVYLLVFFGGFAGASTVWGITATHLGISNTFVISSIGLALGLALTRRYRLIKFEGLDLSPTKRWPAPTMVHKVEPDHGPVLVTIDYRIDPARSRDFARVMKAVSAIRLRDGAIRWNLFKDTEDPGRYLETFIVESWIEHLRQHERVTISDHEILDQALAYHTGNKPPVVSHFIAEPLTKYLEEESSDE; encoded by the coding sequence ATGAACGAGCAGCGTAAAGAGAATTCAGCCTGGACCCCTCTCAAAGAACCTATTTTTCGAGCACTGTGGATCGCCACGGTTGCATCAAACATCGGTACTTGGATGCAGGATGTGGGGGCAGCATGGCTTATGACTTCGCTAGCGCCGTCACCCCTAATGGTCGCATTGGTCGAGGTAGCCACAACCCTGCCCATGTTTATGCTCGCCCTTCCTGCTGGAGCTCTGGCGGACATAGTCGACCGACGCCGTCTTCTACTCATTACCCAGGGATGGATGTTAGTAGTAGCCGCCGGACTCGGCATATTGACTCTATTCGGCATTACTACCCCGTGGCTTCTATTAGCCTTCACTTTCTTACTGGGTTTGGGCGCAGCCATGAATGCACCCGCCTGGCAGGCCATAGTACCGGAGCTGGTAACGATTAAAGAAATACCGGCCGCGGTTGCTCTTAACAGCGTCGGGTTCAATATTTCTCGCGCTGTCGGGCCCGCTCTGGGAGGGCTCATTGTCGCCGCTGCCGGAGCCTACGCAGCGTTTATCTTGAACGCTGTCACGTTTCTGGGAGTTATAGTTGTTCTTTATCGCTGGCGCCGTAAGCCTAGTGATAGCGCATTGCCCTCCGAACGTTTATTCGGGGCAATGCGGGCCGGGCTTCGTTATGTACGCCAATCAGAGGCCCTTCGCTCGGTCCTGGTTAGGAGTGGAGTTTTTATAATCTTCGCCAGTGCCATGTGGGCGCTCATGCCCCTTGTTGCCAGAATAGAACTGGGACGCGGCCCAGCCGGATATGGAATGCTTCTTACCTCCTTTGGAGTGGGTGCGGTGCTTGGGGCAACCGTCTTGCCCGCTTTTAGAAGAAGAATTTCGATAGATACGGTTGTTGCTGGTGCGACGATCCTGTTCGCCCTGGTGCTCCTTTCGTTTGCCTACCTCCGTATTTTTAGTCTCTTGTGCGCTGTTACATTAGTCGGGGGAGCCATGTGGCTGACGCTTCTATCCAGCTTCAACACTGCGGTGCAGGCGTCCGTTCCCTCTTGGGTTAGGGCCAGGGCCTTGTCCGTATACCTCCTTGTTTTCTTTGGGGGTTTTGCCGGGGCGAGTACAGTCTGGGGCATTACGGCAACGCATCTGGGGATTTCGAACACATTCGTAATTTCCTCTATAGGGCTCGCCCTTGGACTTGCCCTCACTCGCCGCTACCGTCTGATAAAATTCGAGGGGCTAGACCTTTCTCCTACAAAGCGCTGGCCTGCGCCGACAATGGTTCATAAAGTGGAACCAGACCATGGACCGGTGCTTGTAACGATTGATTATCGAATCGACCCGGCAAGGTCTCGTGATTTTGCAAGAGTAATGAAGGCGGTGAGCGCAATACGTCTGAGAGACGGCGCTATTCGCTGGAATCTATTCAAGGACACGGAAGACCCGGGGCGGTACTTGGAAACCTTCATCGTCGAATCTTGGATTGAACACCTGAGACAGCACGAGCGCGTAACCATTTCGGACCACGAAATTTTAGACCAAGCGCTTGCCTATCACACCGGTAATAAACCCCCGGTTGTCTCACATTTCATCGCAGAGCCGTTAACCAAATATTTAGAGGAGGAATCATCTGATGAGTAA